A window of the Luoshenia tenuis genome harbors these coding sequences:
- the uidA gene encoding beta-glucuronidase gives MLYPQLTDSRMVFDLNGVWDFKLLDEGQCPAVDGPVQDAIPMAVPSAYNDLYEGRAFKEHVGDMVYQRSFSVSAPMLEKRLVLRFSSATHQATVYLNGKLLGKHKGGFLPFEFEIGQQARRGENLLTVIVNNIVDYSTLPCGRLVTEKYPGLAPMVRNYPNFDYFNYTGIMRPVKLYTTPRNYIRDITVVGHMDGSFSYKVDVQGEGEVAVEMLDPDKKCVFKAQGASGEGKIENVRLWAPENPALYDLVVRLASGDEQDSYTEPFGFRDISIQNCRICLNGKPVYLKGFGKHEDSYVNGRGFNEALNVKDVGLLKWIGANSFRTSHYPYSEEMMRLCDREGIMVIDEVPAVGLHTAFTATGMLGGEPNGTWRTLQTAQHHRDVINDLIARDKNHPCVVMWSVANEPASEEEGAREYFEPLTVLARQQDPQHRPVTIVTYEGSSPEKCKVAELCDVLVINRYRGWYDTEGNLPGAAAKLKDEFERFHARCPEKPIMLGEYGADTIAGMHDATPTLFSEEYQVAYLEAYSEVFDSLPYITGEHVWNFADFATAENIRRVQGNKKGIFTRDRRPKMAAHYLKGRWTGFEKE, from the coding sequence ATGCTGTATCCTCAATTAACCGATAGCCGGATGGTGTTTGACTTAAATGGCGTGTGGGATTTTAAGCTGCTGGATGAGGGCCAGTGCCCGGCGGTGGATGGGCCGGTCCAGGATGCGATTCCAATGGCGGTGCCCTCCGCCTATAATGACCTTTATGAGGGAAGGGCGTTTAAAGAGCACGTAGGGGATATGGTTTACCAGCGCAGCTTTTCCGTCAGCGCGCCGATGCTGGAAAAACGCCTGGTGCTCCGCTTTTCCAGTGCGACGCATCAGGCCACCGTCTATTTGAATGGGAAATTATTGGGCAAGCATAAGGGCGGTTTTTTGCCCTTTGAGTTTGAGATCGGCCAGCAGGCGCGGCGTGGAGAGAACCTGCTGACGGTGATCGTCAACAATATCGTCGATTATTCCACGCTGCCTTGCGGGCGGCTGGTCACCGAGAAATATCCGGGGTTGGCGCCCATGGTGCGCAACTACCCTAATTTTGACTATTTCAACTATACGGGCATTATGCGGCCGGTAAAGCTTTATACCACGCCGCGGAATTATATCCGCGATATAACCGTGGTCGGGCATATGGACGGCAGCTTCTCCTATAAAGTAGATGTGCAGGGCGAGGGCGAGGTCGCCGTGGAGATGCTGGATCCCGACAAAAAATGCGTGTTTAAGGCGCAGGGGGCCAGCGGCGAGGGCAAGATCGAGAATGTACGGCTTTGGGCGCCCGAGAACCCGGCACTTTACGACCTGGTGGTGCGGCTGGCAAGCGGAGATGAGCAGGATAGCTATACCGAGCCGTTCGGCTTTAGGGATATTTCGATTCAGAACTGCCGGATCTGTTTAAACGGCAAACCTGTTTATCTTAAGGGGTTCGGCAAGCATGAGGACAGTTACGTCAACGGCCGCGGCTTTAACGAGGCGCTCAACGTAAAAGATGTGGGCCTGCTTAAATGGATCGGCGCTAACTCCTTCCGCACCAGCCATTACCCTTATAGCGAGGAGATGATGCGCCTTTGCGACCGCGAGGGCATCATGGTGATTGACGAGGTGCCGGCAGTTGGCCTGCATACCGCCTTTACCGCCACGGGCATGCTGGGCGGCGAGCCCAATGGCACCTGGCGCACCTTGCAGACCGCGCAGCACCACCGGGATGTGATCAACGACCTGATTGCCCGGGATAAGAACCATCCCTGCGTTGTAATGTGGTCAGTCGCAAACGAACCGGCCAGCGAGGAGGAGGGGGCCAGGGAATACTTTGAACCGCTGACTGTTTTGGCGCGGCAGCAGGATCCCCAGCACCGCCCGGTTACGATCGTGACCTATGAGGGTTCCAGTCCCGAAAAATGCAAGGTGGCCGAATTGTGCGATGTATTGGTTATCAACCGCTATCGCGGCTGGTATGATACCGAGGGGAACCTCCCCGGCGCGGCGGCTAAGCTGAAAGACGAGTTTGAACGCTTCCACGCCCGCTGCCCGGAAAAGCCCATCATGCTGGGCGAGTATGGAGCGGATACCATTGCCGGCATGCACGACGCCACGCCGACCCTCTTTAGCGAGGAATATCAGGTGGCGTACCTCGAGGCGTACAGCGAGGTGTTCGATTCGCTGCCCTATATTACGGGCGAGCACGTGTGGAACTTTGCGGACTTTGCTACGGCAGAGAATATCCGCCGGGTACAGGGCAATAAAAAGGGCATCTTTACCCGAGACCGCCGCCCCAAAATGGCTGCACATTACCTTAAAGGCCGCTGGACGGGGTTTGAAAAGGAATAG